In Lotus japonicus ecotype B-129 chromosome 5, LjGifu_v1.2, one genomic interval encodes:
- the LOC130718413 gene encoding uncharacterized protein LOC130718413, with amino-acid sequence MKVSNTTMKMTPLPRIATGSMSKLILHLWWLLCLRYQHGFRVKRSTSVYPASRPFPPLILTIDGNDFGYFICHLKAMRASEAASTIECRVVNPLNECHGFDAAPFSMFRVPNLDYVVLFWCSTPQHIDYGGESPPMRSMLVGFGCSKVPS; translated from the exons ATGAAGGTAAGCAACACAACAATGAAAATGACTCCCTTGCCAAGAATTGCGACAGGATCAATGAGCAAGTTGATTCTCCACCTCTGGTGGCTTCTCTGTCTTCGATACCAGCATGGATTCAGGGTGAAGAGGAGCACATCGGTGTATCCAGCAAGTCGTCCTTTTCCTCCTCTGATTCTCACCATCGATGGAAAC GATTTTGGGTATTTCATCTGTCATCTAAAAGCAATGAGGGCGAGTGAAGCAGCAAGCACCATTGAATGCCGAGTGGTGAACCCTTTGAATGAGTGTCACGGTTTTGATGCTGCTCCTTTTTCCATGTTCCGCGTTCCTAACCTCGATTATGTGGTGCTTTTTTGGTGTTCAACACCGCAGCACATTGATTATGGTGGTGAATCACCCCCCATGAGGTCAATGTTAGTAGGTTTTGGTTGCTCAAAAGTTCCTTCTTAA
- the LOC130717380 gene encoding RGG repeats nuclear RNA binding protein A-like, translated as MGKSFLKNLGDEKPATEEKEAAYGNKESPVNESEEKEPEDKEMTLEEYEKVLEEKRKVLQALKTEVRKVDAKEFESMQPLSHKKDNDEIFAKLGSDKDKRRDAIEKEKSKKVGFFRLWFIIGYYIKLHDEPVSLIMAITYLQ; from the exons ATGGGGAAGAGTTTTTTGAAGAATTTGGGTGATGAGAAGCCTGCAACCGAGGAAAAAGAGGCAGCATATGGAAACAAGGAAAGCCCTGTTAATGAAAGTGAAGAAAAGGAGCCTGAGGACAAG GAGATGACACTGGAAGAATATGAGAAGGTGctggaagagaaaagaaaagtccTGCAAGCACTCAAGACTGAAGTGAGAAAGGTGGATGCAAAGGAGTTTGAATCCATGCAGCCACTTTCCCACAAGAAAGACAATGATGAGATCTTTGCTAAATTG GGATCTGACAAGGATAAGCGCAGAGATGCTATTGAGAAGGAGAAATCAAAGAAGGTAGGATTTTTTAGGCTTTGGTTCATAATTGGTTATTATATTAAGCTTCATGACGAGCCAGTCTCCTTGATTATGGCGATTACCTACCTTCAATAA